A genomic window from Chrysoperla carnea chromosome 3, inChrCarn1.1, whole genome shotgun sequence includes:
- the LOC123296849 gene encoding uncharacterized protein K02A2.6-like produces the protein MPTTRRGADTAGTPQPLPGGQGGNQPGPSPTRDDLFTTPSAASAINIAAISTQVAATSHILNTSANQMTVMQDQILQQNSQINGYSKYAFAYPCKKQTTDTAISMMQKIFLQNGYATVVVSDNGPAFSSVKWKTFLFNNGIRASYCSSYTPSSNKSECLNKQIKYNLGCILKEYSIQHKNWSKFLNFVIFNYNNSFKNTINTTPAEVYFGRKLITPFIIINELTNLVTSSVKPSQQQINDALKLAHQQRLNRTLNRPSVSKYRIGQLVMVKNLAPNINKNKSAKFTAKYNGPYKIQKFTSPTSVRLKPTNSNKSTFGMSIYNLRPYYK, from the exons ATGCCAACGACAAGAAGAGGTGCTGATACTGCTGGCACTCCGCAACCTTTACCAGGTGGTCAAGGTGGTAATCAACCAGGTCCTTCACCAACACGGGATGACTTGTTCACAACACCAAGTGCTGCGTCAGCAATCAACATAGCAGCAATTTCGACTCAAGTGGCGGCTACATCGCACATACTGAATACTTCGGCAAACCAAATGACAGTGATGCAAGACCAAATTCTTCAACAAAATTCACAGATAA ATGGGTACAGTAAATACGCTTTTGCATATCCGTGCAAGAAACAGACGACGGATACGGCTATTTCGATGATGCAGAAGATATTTCTACAAAATGGATACGCAACGGTGGTGGTATCTGACAACGGTCCTGCGTTTTCGTCTGTGAAATGGAAGACCTTCCTATTCAACAATGGAATCAGAGCGTCCTATTGTTCGAGTTATACGCCATCATCCAACAAAAGCGAATGTCTTAATAAGCAAATTAAGTACAACCTGGGGTGCATTCTTAAAGAGTATTCGATTCAACACAAAAATTGGTCGAAATTTCTCAACTTTGTAATATTTAACTACAACAATTCATTTAAGAATACTATAAACACTACACCAGCAGAAGTTTATTTCGGAAGAAAATTAATAACGCCATTTATTATCATCAACGAGCTAACAAATTTAGTCACAAGCTCTGTTAAACCGTCGCAACAGCAAATTAACGATGCATTAAAACTCGCCCATCAACAACGTCTTAACAGAACTTTGAACAGACCATCAGTTTCAAAGTACAGAATTGGACAATTGGTGATGGTTAAAAATTTGGCGCCGaacatcaacaaaaataaatcagcCAAATTTACAGCGAAATACAACGGACCGTATAAGATACAGAAATTCACATCTCCAACATCGGTTAGATTAAAACCCACTAACAGCAATAAGTCAACTTTTGGAATGTCAATCTACAATCTTCGGCCATATTATAAATGA